A stretch of Apis cerana isolate GH-2021 linkage group LG1, AcerK_1.0, whole genome shotgun sequence DNA encodes these proteins:
- the LOC108002081 gene encoding bromodomain adjacent to zinc finger domain protein 2B isoform X12 — protein MGTGMEKENSASGGGGGGGGGGGGEAAATATPGATSASEKLQADQANPLLDPTALFGAYWPRSDSAASSLFGGMPGGYGLGAHHLPSAYAILGRGGSAPGFGGHTPASAPPPPPYSHSSLGTLSVAASQAASLGINPASAAWWTMASHLAAQDYLARLQGAAGLPGFPPGAESLLPPYPASLLNPPSLSSHKSSKSKSSKSHKTPASSSSSTTPSMTSSSLPVSTQAPVTSSHHSTSASTTPNSQTNVVSSAKEGSDPSSILGGVRLPPDTEIIKYTSSIVGPKVPGTTNRGRKKTISLDTPSVSVHPPPVPALTAHQTNTTTTSLMMEPRKYNRTGSESNDYRESVDRVEVIKLPAHSTNGNVLPAPSSYTTTTNTSNSNDSDAPLNLSLKPATTSSNSPISGSQPLSQLSNLSQSLLASDRTSRRKPGPKPRRVPQNSVPVPASPSPSLAQLFAAADSPQRPSSGSEESESASTTHHKDGRPRNLGRGVSKPKKNTVASLLAQSRALGIKPTPTLDPSVPLSHQVSLLRSNILAAQLHATATGQTGQTDDKNQRSLQEKMKNKLLEVSGEESNMDVTSESGSNTDVVTDTDDDNTDGVSSAKRRKVKPSERDLQVPLERGWKRETVIKGLGKSGVIKGDVSYYSPCGKTFRSSPDLAKNWLFQFLEQQNPPELTTANFSFSSRPLVGEFLQPTMGLAEAEFVRLGAQEVARRLEELRAAGGFRDSRTNNQYEREKLAYAKKLAKEEAQRHKEQARLIKEQEKTERQEAVRREREIRNQQLLELVAKLEKGSAYPLHSETTLEIQPPPTTTITITTTTTTIIHPSCSKQLFTNVLLERRTGHRRKERRVSLARVPPRNHVPAINTIDYWASLNLQTQGRKRLAFTIKQKMKIIQEIERGKSKSDVARELGLASSTVATIWKNRESIAESWRNRDMMQQHSDVEDPVAKKTGLPSASSNLASVTSLVTNSTVLNTVNATNNTTTSTTLPTAVVVPPPQVQVVPPPPPPPPPPQPPPPPPPPPPLPPPPPPPPPLPPPPPSLPLPLPTTSATVAPPSTSQPTQLSTTPTSSTTSTGTTTTNASIMDNTQQAQTQTQSQELLEARKKRQEEVEKIRLEEQQRKQQERELKRQQAVMLKEQERERRRQHMALVRALENRRKMEEREKKRLEARAERIATKEKRAEQRKMEMELIEQIRKPVEDMELTDHRSLPELKRIPGLKLSGQAFADIVMVFEFLHNFGETLGFDMESLPSLKSLQLALLNDEEAEEELLSVMTHLLVCAIEDPGIPQPARHTTGLGQSLRQADITHANISEVLRIYLYANATGEVKALTGVCLERERDKKFADHHQNGGDYASTCSGKNAQFYEHLHNNETWRMSERLRDKPFLALNPTHKAQMLAFLCNELLQNKAVIRQIEGSLETVAQLRKERFVLDTKIRKLRQLHSRKVRMEAVGVIVNKTGDTITIEKKEGDEEGNTSSTAVGTTPTPDEIHHEDEVEDMSENESEGTQPEEEEDKNLSGEELGKKLDKLLKQSEEQLQKLNSSSKQLRAHIFGQDRYWRRYWELACAGGIFVEAMESAEPEILELQAELDEKYKDVSMEEKRETKQEDTKVENRENEAPNDVKKEKKFNSNDQEDTKSLIEKTKSEIEDINCKKEPMQNCENLTNVKEEKKNDLDNSMTDAKTNVTSEEIKQETEVVSMDVDVKEETKKENDETDEDMKPAVKMMEDKIVETIPNGDKFNHVNNLHNGKELNGTFISNNSNESNWFSILPRETCDTPGPSTKQIFGIAEPTELRIPVFPPPASPNYDRCDSPAPLILTQDEAAQLEYLKVHGLPPPGEAKPVPNDLRYGWWRITDVDTFQELLEHLHSRGVREKELKRTTWATMESFLAVTGKINVDPGNLTATELQATPDEPDTPIPKPDNPAVWSEQVALRVDAQLLEQVEALEDKVANASMQVKGWKLPPRAGTEEAEEIEKLNEMEKISAVEQARQRLLSLEAAIERRYLKPPLGVCTGDPNLAALKAEQAAAANANSNNSDQSNQTPVPQEETTPRGLNNWREATARAHTSAQLAMALYMLEASIAWDKSIMKANCQFCHSGDNEDKLLLCDGCDRGYHTYCFRPKMENIPDGDWYCHECMNKATGERNCLVCGKRVGKNLVLCELCPRAYHTDCHNPVMPKMPRGKWYCSNCHSKQPKKRNSSRRSHTKGGGTRESESSDHPPASPTPSTASNTHVEDVSSSEPATPTASPRKEGNNRTLTKKQQRELAPCKVLLEQLEQQDEAWPFLLPVNTKQFPTYKKIIKTPMDLSTIKKKLQDSVYKSRDEFCADVRQMFINCEVFNEDDSPVGKAGHGMRSFFEMRWTEITGAPPPHPQTHS, from the exons CGTATTGGCCTCGGAGCGACAGTGCAGCTTCGTCGCTTTTCGGCGGTATGCCGGGCGGATATGGATTGGGGGCCCATCATTTACCATCGGCTTACGCTATCCTGGGCCGTGGAGGTTCTGCTCCCGGATTCGGGGGTCACACACCGGCTTCCGCTCCACCGCCACCCCCGTACTCCCACAGCAGCCTTGGTACTCTGAGCGTGGCTGCCAGTCAGGCTGCAAGTTTAG GCATCAATCCCGCGAGTGCAGCATGGTGGACGATGGCCTCACACTTAGCGGCACAGGACTACCTCGCGAGGTTACAAGGAGCGGCAGGATTGCCCGGATTTCCGCCTGGCGCCGAGAGCCTCCTGCCACCGTATCCTGCCTCGCTACTTAATCCCCCGTCCTTGTCGTCCCACAAGTCCAGTAAGT CTAAGTCAAGCAAGAGTCACAAGACTCCCGCGAGCAGCAGCAGCTCGACGACGCCGAGTATGACGAGCAGCAGTTTACCGGTCTCGACCCAGGCGCCGGTCACGTCCTCTCATCACAGCACGTCGGCGAGCACCACGCCGAATTCCCAAACGAACGTTGTCAG TTCTGCGAAAGAGGGCAG cgaTCCTAGCAGTATATTAGGAGGTGTACGCCTGCCACCCGATACAGAGATTATCAAATACACGTCGAGCATAGTCGGTCCAAAGGTTCCTGGCACAACGAACCGCGGTAGAAAGAAGACCATATCCTTGGACACGCCGAGCGTGAGCGTACATCCGCCCCCTGTACCCGCTCTCACCGCTCATCAAACAAACACGACCACCACGTCACTGATGATGGAACCGAGAAAGTATAATCGCACGGGG aGCGAGTCGAACGATTACAGGGAGTCGGTGGATCGCGTGGAGGTGATCAAATTGCCGGCACATTCGACGAACGGCAACGTTCTACCGGCACCATCGTCCTACACGACCACCACCAACACGAGCAACTCGAACGATTCGGACGCGCCGTTGAACCTCTCGTTGAAACCGGCGACGACCAGCAGTAATTCGCCGATTTCCGGCAGCCAGCCGCTCAGCCAGCTCAGTAATTTAAGTCAGTCGTTACTCGCCTCCGATCGAACTT CGAGAAGAAAGCCAGGACCGAAGCCTCGAAGGGTGCCGCAGAACTCCGTGCCGGTGCCGGCGTCGCCGAGCCCTTCGTTGGCGCAGCTGTTCGCCGCCGCCGATTCACCGCAACGGCCGAGCAGCGGGAGCGAGGAGAGCGAGAGCGCAAGCACGACCCACCACAAGGACGGCAGGCCAAGGAACCTGGGTCGCGGCGTTTCGAAACCGAAGAAGAACACGGTTGCCTCGTTGCTCGCTCAGAGCAGAGCCCTGGGAATCAAACCGACGCCCACGTTGGACCCCAGTGTGCCATTGTCTCATCAGGTCTCGTTACTGAGGTCCAATATTCTGGCTGCTCAATTGCACGCTACAGCGACCGGTCAGACCGGTCAGACAGATGACAAGAATCAG CGGTCTTTGCAGGAGAAGATGAAGAACAAGTTGCTCGAGGTCTCCGGCGAGGAGAGCAACATGGACGTGACGAGCGAAAGCGGCAGCAACACAGACGTTGTGACGGATACCGACGACGACAACACGGACGGCGTCTCCAGCGCGAAGAGAAGAAAGGTGAAGCCCAGCGAGAGGGATCTCCAGGTGCCGCTGGAGCGTGGCTGGAAGCGGGAGACCGTGATCAAGGGATTGGGGAAGTCGGGAGTGATAAAGGGTGACGTGTCTTATTACAGCCCTTGCGGAAAGACGTTCAGAAGCAGCCCGGATTTAGCCAAG AATTGGCTGTTTCAGTTTCTAGAGCAACAGAATCCGCCCGAGTTGACGACCGCCAACTTTTCGTTCTCCTCTCGTCCTCTGGTAGGCGAGTTTCTTCAACCGACGATGGGCCTCGCGGAGGCGGAATTCGTCAGGTTGGGGGCTCAGGAAGTGGCGAGAAGATTGGAGGAGTTGAGAGCCGCGGGTGGTTTCAGGGACTCGAGGACGAATAACCAATACGAGAGGGAGAAGTTGGCGTACGCGAAAAAATTGGCCAAGGAGGAGGCGCAGCGACATAAGGAACAGGCTAG GTTGATCAAGGAGCAGGAGAAAACGGAGAGACAGGAGGCGGTTAGACGGGAGCGGGAGATTAGGAATCAACAGTTGCTCGAG TTGGTTGCGAAGCTCGAAAAAGGCTCAGCCTATCCTCTTCACAGTGAGACCACGCTAGAAATCCAACCACCACCTACCACAACCATCACCATCACTACCACTACCACCACGATCATTCACCCAAGTTGCTCAAAACAATTGTTTACGAACGTCCTCCTCGAACGAAGGACGGGCCACCGTCGAAAAGAGCGACGGGTGTCACTCGCACGCGTACCACCACGTAATCACGTACCTGCGATTAACACGATCGATTATTGGGCATCCCTAAACCTACAAACGCAGGGTCGAAAGCGGCTAGCGTTCACGATCAAGCAGAAAATGAAGATCATCCAAGAGATCGAACGCGGTAAGAGCAAGAGCGACGTGGCGCGCGAGCTGGGTCTGGCTAGCAGCACGGTGGCCACCATCTGGAAGAATCGGGAGAGCATCGCGGAGAGCTGGAGGAACCGCGACATGATGCAGCAGCACTCGGATGTCGAGGACCCGGTCGCGAAAAAAACCGGCCTCCCCTCCGCGTCGTCCAATTTGGCGTCTGTCACGTCACTGGTAACGAATAGCACGGTGTTGAACACCGTGAACGCAACCAACAACACCACCACCAGCACCACGTTGCCCACAGCCGTCGTGGTGCCGCCTCCGCAGGTGCAGGTGGTGccgccgccaccaccaccaccaccaccaccacaaccaccaccaccaccaccaccaccaccaccactaccaccaccaccaccaccaccaccaccactaccaccaccaccgccatcACTGCCTCTCCCATTGCCGACCACCTCCGCAACGGTCGCCCCTCCGTCGACGTCGCAACCCACGCAGCTCTCCACGACGCCAACCTCCAGCACCACGTCCACAGGCACCACCACGACCAACGCCAGCATCATGGACAATACCCAGCAGGCCCAGACCCAGACGCAAAGTCAGGAGCTTCTGGAG GCTCGGAAAAAACGGCAGGAAGAGGTGGAGAAGATACGACTGGAAGAACAACAACGAAAGCAACAG GAACGCGAGCTGAAGCGGCAGCAGGCAGTTATGCTGAAAGAACAG gAAAGAGAACGAAGGAGGCAGCACATGGCATTGGTTCGAGCGTTAGAAAACCGCCGAAAAatggaggaaagagagaaaaaacgatTGGAGGCGAGAGCTGAAAGAATAGCAACGAAAGAAAAACGCGCCGAACAGAGGAAGATGGAGATGGAACTGATCGAACAAATCAGAAAGCCTGTTGAGGACATGGAACTAACTG ATCATAGATCACTGCCAGAACTAAAACGAATACCTGGTCTGAAATTATCCGGCCAAGCGTTTGCAGACATTGTAATGGTGTTTGAATTTCTGCATAATTTCGGCGAGACTTTAGGCTTTG atatggaATCGCTCCCAAGTCTAAAAAGCCTTCAATTGGCGTTGCTCAATGATGAGGAAGCGGAGGAAGAGCTTCTGTCCGTGATGACACATTTGTTAGTATGTGCGATCGAGGATCCAGGAATCCCTCAACCAGCGAGACACACGACAGGCCTTGGCCAAAGCCTCCGACAAGCTGATATAACGCATGCCAACATCAGTGAGGTGTTACGAATCTACTTATACGCGAACGCGACAGGAGAAGTGAAGGCTCTGACAGGAGTATGTCTAGAACGGGAACGCGATAAGAAATTTGCCGATCATCATCAAAATGGTGGTGATTACGCTTCTACCTGTTCGGGCAAAAATGCTCAATTTTACGAGCATTTACATAACAACGAAACATGGAGGATGTCCGAAAGGCTGAGAGACAAACCATTCCTAGCTTTGAATCCGACGCACAAGGCACAAATGCTCGCGTTTCTCTGTAACGAGCTATTGCAGAACAAGGCTGTGATCAGACAGATCGAAGGAAGCTTGGAAACAGTAGCTCagttaagaaaagaaagattcgtTTTGGATACAAAGATAAGAAA ATTGAGACAATTACATAGTCGAAAAGTACGAATGGAAGCAGTGGGTGTGATAGTTAATAAAACTGGAGACACAATTACGATTGAGAAAAAAGAGGGCGATGAGGAGGGTAACACGTCGTCAACGGCAGTAGGTACGACACCCACTCCTGATGAGATTCATCATGAAGATGAAGTTGAAGACATGTCCGAAAATGAGAGTGAAGGAACTCAACCTGAGgag GAAGAAGACAAAAATCTCTCTGGTGAAGAGCTCGGTAAAAAGTtggacaaattattaaaacaatcagAAGAACAATTGCAAAAATTGAATAGCTCTTCAAAACAACTACGAGCCCATATATTTGGCCAAGATAGGTATTGGAGAAGATATTGGGAATTAGCATGCGCAGGTGGCATTTTCGTCGAGGCCATGGAAAGCGCAGAACCTGAAATCCTTGAGTTGCAGGCTGAATTAGACGAAAAGTACAAAGATGTATCGATggaggagaaaagagaaacaaaacaAGAAGACACCAAAGTCGAAAATCGGGAGAATGAAGCTCCTAATGAtgtaaagaaggaaaagaaattcaattcaaatgaTCAAGAAGATACGAAATCTTTAATAGAGAAAACAAAATCTGAAATTGAAGATATTAATTGTAAGAAAGAACCTATGCAAAACtgtgaaaatttaacgaatgttaaggaagagaaaaagaatgatttgGATAATTCAATGACTGATGCAAAGACCAATGTTACATCTGAAGAGATTAAACAAGAAACAGAAGTAGTTAGTATGGATGTGGATgtcaaagaagaaacaaaaaaagaaaatgacgaAACGGATGAAGATATGAAACCAGCAGTGAAGATGATGGAagataaaattgttgaaacaATTCCAAACGGTGATAAATTCAATCATGTGAATAACCTTCATAATGGGAAGGAATTGAATGGCACTTTTATTTCTA ataATAGTAACGAATCGAATTGGTTCTCAATTTTACCTCGGGAAACTTGTGATACTCCAGGACCAAGTACCAAACAAATATTTGGAATAGCCGAACCAACTGAACTGAGAATACCAGTATTTCCTCCACCGGCTAGTCCAAATTACGATAGATGTGATAGTCCTGCTCCTTTAATTTTGACTCAAGACGAAGCAGCGCaacttgaatatttaaaagttcatGGTTTACCACCTCCTGGAGAAGCTAAACCAGTACCAAATG ACTTAAGATATGGCTGGTGGAGAATAACGGATGTTGATACGTTTCAAGAATTGCTGGAACATCTTCATTCTCGCGGTGTTCGCGAAAAAGAACTAAAACGTACAACATGGGCAACTATGGAATCTTTCTTAGCTGTTACAGGCAAGATCAATGTAGATCCTGGCAATCTTACTGCTACAGAACTTCAAGCGACACCTGATGAACCTGATACGCCAATTCCAAAACCAGACAATCCGGCAGTTTGGAGCGAACAAGTTGCGCTACGCGTGGATGCGCAATTATTGGAACAAGTTGAGGCCCTAGAAGATAAAGTCGCAAATGCCAGCATGCAGGTCAAAGGCTGGAAACTGCCTCCACGGGCAGGAACCGAGGAGgctgaagaaattgaaaaactaaACGAAATGGAAAAGATCAGTGCAGTTGAACAAGCACGGCAAAGGTTATTGTCTCTAGAGGCCGCTATAGAAAGGAGATATTTGAAACCACCGTTAGGTGTTTG caCGGGAGATCCAAACTTGGCGGCTTTAAAGGCAGAACAAGCAGCTGCTGCAAATGcgaattcgaataattcggATCAGAGCAATCAGACTCCAGTACCTCAAGAAGAAACAACTCCAAGAGGGCTAAACAACTGGCGAGAGGCAACAGCTCGAGCACATACATCCGCTCAGCTGGCCATGGCACTTTATATGTTGGAGGCTAGCATCGCTTGGGACAAGAGCATCATGAAGGCT AATTGTCAATTTTGTCATAGCGGAGATAACGAAGACAAATTATTACTGTGTGATGGTTGTGACCGCGGCTATCATACTTATTGTTTCCGTCCAAAAATGGAAAACATTCCTGATGGTGACTG GTATTGTCACGAATGCATGAATAAAGCAACAGGGGAGCGAAATTGTTTGGTATGTGGAAAGAGAGTTGGTAAAAACTTAGTATTATGTGAACTCTGTCCAAGGGCTTATCACACTGACTGCCACAATCCTGTTATGCCAAAA ATGCCAAGGGGAAAATGGTATTGTTCTAATTGCCACAGTAAACAACCAAAGAAGAGAAATAGTAGTCGAAGGAGTCATACCAAAGGGGGAGGCACCAGAGAAAGTGAAAGTTCTGATCATCCACCAGCTAG TCCAACGCCGTCAACGGCATCGAACACACACGTAGAGGACGTCAGTTCATCGGAACCAGCAACCCCAACTGCCTCACCACGGAAGGAGGGAAACAATAGGACGCTCACGAAGAAACAACAACGAGAGTTGGCTCCTTGTAAGGTGCTACTCGAACAGTTGGAGCAACAGGACGAGGCCTGGCCGTTCCTCTTGCCGGTGAACACCAAACAGTTTCCTACctacaagaaaattattaaaacaccCATGGATCTCAGTActattaagaagaaattgcAGGATTCCGT GTACAAGTCTCGCGATGAGTTTTGCGCCGATGTCAGACAGATGTTCATCAACTGCGAGGTATTCAACGAGGACGACAGTCCCGTGGGGAAGGCCGGACATGGGATGCGCAGTTTCTTCGAAATGCGTTGGACCGAGATTACTGGCGCACCACCTCCACACCCGCAAACGCATAGCTGA